A window of Daphnia pulicaria isolate SC F1-1A chromosome 4, SC_F0-13Bv2, whole genome shotgun sequence genomic DNA:
AGACTTTGAGATACTCTCCATCAGCTTCCGGTTCCAAcccaagaacaaaaaaaaaattgttaaattcTTCCTATtagacacaaacacacacacacacacacgcgaaCGTAATCCTTGTTGTTTACAcatccaagaagaagaagaagaaacatttttattccatcaaaacaaaaaatttgttttttttttttcgtgtccgttttgttgttgttgttgttttcatagGTCCCGTCTGGTTTGACTCGGAGAAGTGGAGGCGGCCGAAGCGCAGGGAACGACCGGCAAGTTGGCCAGTTTACTCCGACTGCTGCTACTAGATGACTCTTCTGTCGCATgcgaattgttgttgttgttgttattgtgttgttgttgttgttgttccggcAGTGTCGTCGTCGCACTGGGCCACCTACTACTGCAACCACTGGCACTTgcactaccaccaccaccacccgcgCTGGACTCGACATATCCTGCATTATCCACACCGCCCACCGCTCCTCCCACCGGTGGGACCAAACAGCTGATtgcaggagcagcaggagcggAACTCTTGCCCGACGGGTGGACTCGATCACGAAACGAGCGGACGCAGGATTTCACCGCCGATTCCAGCGTTTTACTGGCGCAAGAAGTGGCCGCAGGAATAGtcaactgttgttgttgttgttgtggcatAGGAGGAGGGAAAGGAACCATGACGGACAACAAGTTGccagaagacgacgacgaactCGACGAACAAGGAGCGTCTTGTTGTTGCAGGCTGCTGCCCGTGCTCATGCTCTTACTCCGCGTCACAATCGGCTGGCCGTGAATGTCCAGCAGCAATCGAGTGCCGGACAAAGGAGGAGGAGCCGATGAAAACAGATCCTTGCCGTCGCTGCCGTTTTCTcgctcctgttgttgttgtagtagtggctgatgttgttgttttagcGGTTGGCGGAGATTGCGATATCCGTAGcctccgccgccgcctccGCTGCTGCCGTAACTGTTTGACGACAAGGAGCTGGTGGAACTGCTGTAAGACGCACTGGTGCAGCAATAGACGGCCATGATGGAGGAAGATGACGATGAAGACGACGACTGTGAGTTGTTGGTGGTTATGgttgaagaggaggaggaggacggacCGGCCGTTTTAGAATGTCCGACACGGCCGGAACCGTCAGACGTAGGCAGGTGACCCGTCAGAATGCTCTCTGAATTGCAGCGGAATGGTGGAAAACTGGTGGAAGTTTCGTGAACTGTCCGGTTGGGTGGCGGCCGGATGCATTCCCGGTAAATTTCGCTTTCCTAAATGAATTGCGCTCAATTTATTAGTAGATGGAAGAAAATGTGACGTCAAAATAATAGCGAACCTGGTCGTGGTCGCGAATGCGGAGTCGAGTCGAGGAGCCGTAGGGTTTCTCCTCTCCATCCGGTAGGGTCGGACATGTCGGCAAGTCCAGGGCCAGGTCCCGTCTGACCGACAAGTTCCTTTCGGCTCTTTGGGCCGCCGCGGCCACAGCCGCTTTGGCCGTCGCCACGGATTGAGGCGTCAGGTCCAGTGGCTTCTTCGTTCCTTCTCCAGTGACCGGAAtctgttaaaattaaaattaaaatcaaatcaaaaattaataattaatttaattaattgtatttaaaaaaaaagaacaaggatCGGGTAACACTTGAGGGGGGCTAACCGGAATGGATCGCCGGATCTTTTTCGATCCTGTCGATTTCTTCATCAATCGATTATTAGTTCTCGATTtacaaagttgttgttgttcctggTTGTTCTTGTTGTTTGACTCTTTGTTCCGCGACAAAACTTTCAAAACGGCCATCCAAAATTCCTGCAGGATCCTCGGTCCCCCCAGTTCCAATGACGTCACCACTCGCATTTCACTACGCCCCAGTCAACAACCGACACCGagagacgacgacaacaacaacaacaactggcaGCCAAATGTCCAGCGACCGTCCGTCTCGAGCGACACCTTAGCAATGAATGTGAGcgggtatacacacacaaagtccAGCACCCACTTAGGCCTCCTGTGTCTGAGTCCGAGTGACGACGACGGCCACGACCTTTGGTTGATCCAGCGACGGCACACACAGAGAGGCCTTCCTCCTAATTCCCTCCTTATttattctccttcttttttattatagactaCTATTTTGGAATTTGCTCGTCTGGGATGGgccgacggcggcggcggcgtcaatgcacacacacacacaacagacaGACACAGACACTTGCATGTCTGTGGGTGTAAAAAAGGACGGGCGGATGGAAGGGAGAGCAATGCACGTGTACTGTGCTGCGCTGCTCTACAGCCCAGACACAGActcagacacacacagacacagacataGTACCTAGACGGCTGGGTTCGGTCGGGTGgagtggggtggggtgggcgggagtatttttcttttgggtgggtgggtggttgGGGttgaaaggatttttttttcttacacaaaaatgaaaaaattggcCAGAAGAGCGTCGGGTAGACATGGACGTCATCCCGTCTCAAGAGAGACGGgatgattttttcattttttcaatattaaaaatcatcgatcgatcgatcccccccccccctccgcaACATTGTGCGTGTAATCCCGCCGCCAATATCTAAAGGCCCgtgaggaagaaaaagaaaatgtctaaTATTTTGGGTGGTGGACTCTCTCGGCCCGGGTCCCGACATCCTCCCCACCCTCCAGGGGGAAGAGACGGGAGTCtagaaaagtagaaaatgTGGGAGGAGTGAAGAGCCAACGCCCCTCCCCAACCGTCTAGACATTCCCAGccgtcggtcggtcggtcggtaaaaaaataaaaacgaacagaggggagggagagagagacagccgggactttttaaaataaaaagaaaaaatccgctggaaaaagaagaaattaaaaaaataaaataaaaataaaaaaaaacaggtctGCCCCCTTCCTCTTCTTAATTCCCGGTACATAATACTATAACGCACAAGTCTGGAAAGGGCATATAGGCAAGGTCAGGGAACTGgaaaataatgtttaaaaataagaaaaaaaaggaagaattttTCATGTACCCGAAAGAAAGCGTGACGCTCTGATGTTCTTGTCGGTTGTTGTTTGGCCTGTTGTTGCAAGTGgttgtagtggtggtggtggtggtggtggtgacggTGTTTTTTGCCGCCGGTGGGCGACGGCGAAGATGACGATGGCGGCGACGAAGAAGGAGATGATGAaagtgaagatgaagaagatgaaaagaagGGCCCGGCTCCTGGCTCCtggcctgttgttgttgccgcagtcgaagaagtagaagacgattggtggtggtggtggtggtgctgctggTGATGAGATGACGGAACTGAAGGGGCGGATGACGACCACGACCGAGCCCCCATCTCTTGCCTATTtcgtatctttttctttcaatcgaTCCGAACGCCAGATGAGAATATCAACGTTCCATCAACTGGGAGCCGTTCTGCAACCTGCCAATCCTCCTCCTGTCGACACACAAATCAAAAAACAGCCGCACACATTAATTTCACATTCCACCACCGTCTGCTCAAATTCTCAGCCGGATACTCgaaaaaattgactttttcGCATCTACTCCAGGGCTCCTAAACAACACAAAGGCGTTCTCCCGAGTCTgtgcgtgttgttgttgttgttgttggcaacGAAAATTACACGGagaagaagcagaaaaaatggtgggcggatgaaggaaaaagaagagaatgaaaattggtataaaagagagagaataaagAGAGACGGGCCAAGGCCGTCCTCCcccgaacacacacacaaggctgtttgagagagagagagaagctgcCTTTTGCGATGGCTGGTCCCGCACGCGCTCCGAGCTGCTGGCCCtcacaagtttttcttttttctctaccCAGATTGACTCTCTTTCTCCTCctggggccagcagcagcagcacagcagtcCAAGTCAGGAGCAAAGATATCCCCTTTTGCTAACTGACTAAATATAGCCACACACAAACGACGGCCAGGAGAGTCTAAGAAGCTAAAAAGTTTcagagataaataaataaaaataaaaattctttcttttttctttcctacaaTCTCCCAAGGAAATTGAATGAATTCGCACAAATTCCACCGGgaagttgtaaaaaaaaaaaacatttaaaaaataaaaataaaaaatgacctCATCGATGAATCATCAACACCTGTCACTCTCTTTCCCAaagccattttcttttaaataagaaaaatctaattcaaattaataattatcGGCGGGAATTTCAAATGACATAGTTTTTTGGAggagaaattcaattttttgaaatcaatcTGGGCACACCGTTAACTATTTAGGAGACGAGCGACAGAGAGccaatgtatttttaaaacactACACCCAaccttcttctcctcctcctacaaGTTGAGACTCCCGCCggtgctcctcctcctcccccatcGAGTTTTAGCGTTTTCGTCAGAGgcaaagaattttttgggtaacacgaaaataaaagatgaagtCGGGAGAGGTTCGGGAAAAAGGCGTCgccagtttaaaaaaaaaaaggagaagaaaaaaaaaacaacatttttttttattgattttagtccatcgtaaaaaaagaggacgaagaagaagatcagcTGTTTAGGTCGAATCGAATCCACTGGAACTCGTCcaggagacacacacacacggcattCGCATTCTTTCGAGTGTGTCTGCGTGTGACGACTTTCGGATGGGGGCGGGACCGACGACAATCCCAACCCCCatcaaaaaagttaaaaaaaaaatttaaattaaaaacttttcccaataaaaaacaatttggcgCCGTTGTAATACTCGCATTTGTTCCTCGTTAGATTGCCGAGTGTACACACACGGCACTGTCTATACCGACCGGAGGGCATTACACTGACATGCATAGAGATTTgaacgttttcttctttttgttttgttgtacaCATCCGCATACCTCCGGATTTACAATTTATATTTCACGAAAGTCTTGCATTAAagagtgtgtgtggggggggaGTCTCTCGGCAACCTGCACGCTCTTCCGGAATGGATCGATACTTTTGGGTGTCTGCTGTACACACATGTTTAGTGTGAGTGGCCAGAGAGAGACAAagacggacacacacacaaaaagaagaagaagaagaggcgtaTGTCTGGTGTCTCGTCTGGCATCATTGCAAAAGGAGGGGGGGATGGTGTCCTCTGATCGATAAATGCCCAAACCACAATCGACCCCCCgacacaacaaagaaaaaaaaatgctccgctattttcattgaaaacccgaaaaaatccaATCACCAAAACGCCAATTTCGACCGACAAAAATTTcaacgtcaattttttttccaaaacagTCGCCAGGAGTAGCtccttttttcgttatttgtGTGACTCTGCTTGGTTAGTTTCGGTTGGttagctgtgtgtgtgtgtgtgcggctgAATGCGCCGTGACGTCATCCGGCCGTGACCGTCTAGACACTCGGCCgtcaatacacacacacaataaggAGAccctctctccttttctctctcaaaggAGCGCACGCGCCTCCGATGCCTCcagtcacacacacattcaAGAGAacgtatgtatgtgtgtgtctgttattttttgtgttgtgtgtgtgtgtccttttCCGCTGGATTAAACTGGAAATAACCGGCTCTCCTTTTTAGTCTTAATTTTAGatttggtggtggggggatgaaaaacaaaaaattgtaaaaaaatttaccaaaaTGTCGACGAGATTCAATTGGTGCTCCTCAGGAGCCATGATGCAGCAGTCGT
This region includes:
- the LOC124336990 gene encoding uncharacterized protein DDB_G0271670-like isoform X1 → MGARSWSSSAPSVPSSHHQQHHHHHHQSSSTSSTAATTTGQEPGAGPFFSSSSSSLSSSPSSSPPSSSSPSPTGGKKHRHHHHHHHHYNHLQQQAKQQPTRTSERHAFFRIPVTGEGTKKPLDLTPQSVATAKAAVAAAAQRAERNLSVRRDLALDLPTCPTLPDGEEKPYGSSTRLRIRDHDQESEIYRECIRPPPNRTVHETSTSFPPFRCNSESILTGHLPTSDGSGRVGHSKTAGPSSSSSSTITTNNSQSSSSSSSSSIMAVYCCTSASYSSSTSSLSSNSYGSSGGGGGGYGYRNLRQPLKQQHQPLLQQQQERENGSDGKDLFSSAPPPLSGTRLLLDIHGQPIVTRSKSMSTGSSLQQQDAPCSSSSSSSSGNLLSVMVPFPPPMPQQQQQQLTIPAATSCASKTLESAVKSCVRSFRDRVHPSGKSSAPAAPAISCLVPPVGGAVGGVDNAGYVESSAGGGGGSASASGCSSRWPSATTTLPEQQQQQHNNNNNNNSHATEESSSSSSRSKLANLPVVPCASAASTSPSQTRRDL
- the LOC124336990 gene encoding uncharacterized protein DDB_G0271670-like isoform X2; the encoded protein is MRVVTSLELGGPRILQEFWMAVLKVLSRNKESNNKNNQEQQQLCKSRTNNRLMKKSTGSKKIRRSIPIPVTGEGTKKPLDLTPQSVATAKAAVAAAAQRAERNLSVRRDLALDLPTCPTLPDGEEKPYGSSTRLRIRDHDQESEIYRECIRPPPNRTVHETSTSFPPFRCNSESILTGHLPTSDGSGRVGHSKTAGPSSSSSSTITTNNSQSSSSSSSSSIMAVYCCTSASYSSSTSSLSSNSYGSSGGGGGGYGYRNLRQPLKQQHQPLLQQQQERENGSDGKDLFSSAPPPLSGTRLLLDIHGQPIVTRSKSMSTGSSLQQQDAPCSSSSSSSSGNLLSVMVPFPPPMPQQQQQQLTIPAATSCASKTLESAVKSCVRSFRDRVHPSGKSSAPAAPAISCLVPPVGGAVGGVDNAGYVESSAGGGGGSASASGCSSRWPSATTTLPEQQQQQHNNNNNNNSHATEESSSSSSRSKLANLPVVPCASAASTSPSQTRRDL